The nucleotide window GGCGCGTTAACTGGGATTACTGGTTCAAGCGGAGTCCTGGTCGTGGTCCCAGCCCTCTCCTATTTGGGCTTGGACTTCGTACAGTCCGTGGGCGTTAGCCTACTCGTGGACGTGATCACAACCCTCTCCGTCATCCCGGTCTACTTTAAGTTCGGTAACGTCGACGTGAGGACCTCGTCCGTCCTAGGAGGTGGGGCTATCCTCGGTGCCCAGCTGGGCTCTAGGGTAGCCCTTCTAGTGCCTGAGAGGTATCTAGAGTTAGCCTTCGTGGTCTTCGCAGGGTACATGGCGTACGTGTCCTTCAGGAGGTCAAGGAACCCCAACATCAAGGTCAGGAGGATAAACCTCAAGGGGGGTTACGCCCTCGCCTTTGTCCTAAGCGTAGGTATAGGAACGGTAA belongs to Metallosphaera tengchongensis and includes:
- a CDS encoding sulfite exporter TauE/SafE family protein, with amino-acid sequence MVPVYLLVLLGLAVGALTGITGSSGVLVVVPALSYLGLDFVQSVGVSLLVDVITTLSVIPVYFKFGNVDVRTSSVLGGGAILGAQLGSRVALLVPERYLELAFVVFAGYMAYVSFRRSRNPNIKVRRINLKGGYALAFVLSVGIGTVTGTLGASGGIMFIAVMMLLFSVDVKKMVGTATLAMLLSATSGSIAYLSLGRIDLLASAIIGVTALTSGYFFARIANRMRPSVMYSFLGSVFVITVVSELARVI